A single Elusimicrobiota bacterium DNA region contains:
- a CDS encoding DUF4032 domain-containing protein: MFEEKIPTLKELDFEEINAVLTHKWFISEKARYDVGMEFAKNDFFMNHSKKWRELKIKNEVAAQKKEIIIHKWYLSEKLGYDVGAQKAALDWINCGYAQHWRNCTGPYKTRLDNKFYKEASL, from the coding sequence ATGTTTGAAGAAAAGATTCCTACGCTGAAAGAACTTGACTTCGAAGAAATAAACGCCGTATTAACCCATAAATGGTTTATAAGTGAAAAAGCCCGGTACGATGTCGGAATGGAATTCGCTAAAAATGACTTTTTTATGAACCATTCAAAAAAATGGCGCGAACTGAAAATAAAAAATGAAGTAGCTGCGCAAAAGAAAGAAATTATCATACATAAGTGGTATCTGTCTGAAAAGCTAGGCTATGACGTAGGAGCGCAAAAAGCGGCGCTTGATTGGATCAATTGCGGCTACGCCCAGCACTGGCGTAATTGCACCGGGCCTTATAAAACCAGGCTGGATAATAAGTTTTACAAAGAAGCGTCGTTATAG